From Malaciobacter mytili LMG 24559:
CAATTTATGGTATTTCTTATTCAGCTTTAGCACCAGAACATCCAATTGTAAAATATATAGTTGAAAATAATTTACTTCCAAATGATAAAATTGAAGCTATTAAAGCTATGCAAAAAGTAAGTGAAAGAGATAGAGCAACTCAAGATAAACAAGGAGTTTCTTTAGAAATTGATGTAATTCATCCTTTAACAGGTGAACTTATCCCTGTATGGGTAGCTAACTTTGTATTGGCTTCTTATGGTGGTGGAGCAGTTATGGCAGTTCCAGCCCATGACCAAAGAGATTTTGAGTTTGCAAAGCAATACTCTTTACCTATAAAACAAGTAATTGTAGGAAGTGAGGGAATTATTGAAAATCCAACTGAAGCCTTTACAGGTGAAGGTGAGCTAATAAATTCAGAAAGTTTTACTGGACTTAAAAATATAAAAGCAAAAAAAGCAATAATTTATCATTTTGAACAAAACTCAATTGGAAAAAAACAAGTTAATTTTAAACTAAGAGATTGGGGAGTATCAAGACAAAGATATTGGGGAGCACCTATTCCTTTTGTACATTGTGATTCTTGTGGATTAGTTCCAGAAAAGGTTGAAAATTTACCTATTGCTCTTCCTGAAGATGTAGAAATTACAGGACATGGAAATCCATTAGATACTCATGAAACATGGAAAAAATGTGCTTGTCCAAAATGTGGTAAAGAGGCTTTAAGAGAGACAGATACTTTAGATACTTTTGTACAATCTTCTTGGTATTTTTTAAGATATGCAACAAATCATAAAAAATGGGAAAAAGAGGGAATTTCTAAAAAAGATGCTGATTACTGGATGGATGTTGATCAATATATTGGTGGAATTGAACATGCAATTTTACACCTTTTATATGCAAGATTTTTCACTAAAGTATTAAATGATTTAGGATATGTAAATTCAAGAGAACCTTTTAAAAGATTACTTACTCAAGGTATGGTACTTAAAGATGGTGCTAAAATGTCTAAATCAAAAGGAAATGTTGTAGATCCTGATTCTATTGTTGAAGAGTTTGGTGCAGATACAGCTAGATTATTTATTTTATTTGCAGCACCTCCAACTAAAGAGTTAGAGTGGAATGATAGTGCAGTAGAAGGTGCATATAAATTTATTAAAAAATTTGTACAAAGAAGTAGTAATATCTCAAAAGAAGCTGCATTAAATTTTGAAAATATTGAGCATAGTTCATTAAATAAAGAAGAAAAAGAAGCTAGAAGAAAAGTTTATGATGCATTAAAAAGAGCAAATGATGTATTTACAAAAACTTTTACATTTAATACACTAATTGCTGGAGCTATGGAAGCTTTAAATGCATTACAAGCTCAAAATAATGAATTAGTATGGGCAGAAGGATACTATATTCTTACAAATATTTTAGAGCCAATAATTCCTCATACTTGTTGGGAATTAGCTGATAATTTATTTGAAAGAAAAAATTTCAATAACAAAATTGAAGTAAAAGAAGAAGTTTTTGCTTTAGATTCAATTGTTTTAGCTGTAACAATTAATGGTAAAAAAAGATGTGAAGTGGAAGTATCTCCTAGTGCTTCAAAAGAAGAAATTTTAGAAATTGCTAAAAAACAGGCTAATAAATGGCTTGAAGGTAATGAAATTATCAAAGAGATAGTTGTACCAAATAAGTTAGTAAACTTAGTAATTAAAGGATAAAAATGAAAAAAAGTCTATTAGTACTATTATTTTTTATTGTTATACTTTTTTCAGGATGTGGATATAAGCCATCTAGTTATTATGCAAAAGAGCAAATAAATGGTAATGTTTTTGTAGATTTATATGTAGATTTAAAAGATCCAAAAAATGCTGTATTAATTAAAGATGCAATGAATGAAATTTTAGTACACAGACTTAATGCAAAATTAGTTGATAATAGAAAAGATGCAGATACTATAATGAAACTTAGATTAGGTTCTGTATCTTTAAGTGAATCTTCATATGATGATGAAGGATATACAAAACTATATAAAGCATATGTAAGTGTTTTTGTTTCTTATGAAAATGCTAAAGTAAAAAATGCATTTACTGTAACTGGTACACATGATTTCTCACTGGATAATAGTGCAACTATAACAGATACAAAGAGATTTGAGGCTATTAAAATAGCAGCATCTAAAGCTTTAGAAGAGGTAATATCAAAAATAGCTGTTTACTCTTTTAAAAAGTAGAATAAGTAATGCAAGAAAATTTAAAAAATTGTACTTTAGAAAAGTTTTTAGAACATAAAACTTTATATTATGACAAAATAGATTTCTCAATAGTAAAAAACTCTTGGGAAATCTTAAAAAATCATATAAAACTTCCTTTTGTTATACATATAGTTGGAACAAATGGTAAAGGAAGTACAGGGAGATTTTTAGCTCATTATTTATATAAAAAAGAGTATAAAGTTCTTCATTATAGTTCACCACATATTTCTAAATTTAATGAAAGAATTTGGATAAATGGAAGTGATGTTAGTGATAATAATTTAGAAGAAGCTCATAAAAAAATACAAAATATCTTACCTCTAGAACTTTTGCAAAAGCTTACATATTTTGAATATACTACTTTAATAGCTCTATTTTTAAGCTCAAATTTTGATTATATTGTATTGGAAGCTGGACTTGGTGGTGAGTTTGATGCCACAAATGTTGTAGAAAATAATTTAAGTTTAATTACAACAATTGATTTAGACCATCAATCTTTTTTAGGTAATAGTGTAGAAGAAATTGCAAGAACAAAAATGCGAGCTTGCAATAACCATATGATAGTTGGTTATCAAATTCATAATAAAGTAAAACTCGAAGCTTTTAAAGTAAAAGAACAATTAGAACAAGAGTTTGGATATTTAATTGATATTACTTTTGTTGAAGAGTTTGAAAAATATACAATAAATGATAAATTTGCTAAATATTTAAAAAGAAATCTTCATTTAGTAATAGAAGCTTTAAAATATCTAAAAATTGATATTGATATAAAATTATTTGATGATGTAACTTTACAAGGAAGATGTCAAAAAATTGCACCAAATATTACAATAGATGTGGGACATAACCCTTTGGCTGCGCAGGTTTTAAAATCAGAGTTTGAACATAAAAAAATCATTTTGATATATAACTCTTATGAAGATAAAGATTATAAAGAGGTTTTAAGAATACTAAAACCTATAATAAAAGAGCTAATTATATTGGAAATTGAAGATAAAAGAATAGCAAATAAAAATAATTTATTAAATATTTGTAAAGATTACAATATAATGACAACTTTTAATCTTGAAATAAAAGAAAATGAAGAATATTTAGTATTTGGTTCTTTTTTAGTAATTGAAAAATTTTTAAAATTAATAGGGTTTAATGAAAAATAGGTTAATCATCACAGTATCTGATGTAAGTGGTACAAAATCATATAATGTACATCAGTTTATAAGAAAATTTGTAGTTATATTTTCGATTATTGCACTTTTTGTTTTAGGGCTTAGTTTTTGGCTTATCACATATTTGCATAGTGAAGTGTCAAATATTAAAGAATCAAAAAGAGAAGAGATTGCACAATTAACTAAAAAAGAAAAAGAATTATTAGCTCAAAATAGTTTTTATTCAAAGCAGATACAAGGTAAAATTGAGGATATAGAAGAACTTAGTTCTAAATTAGACCATCTTGAAGAGATAATTGGTATAAAAAAAGATGAGGATATAGACTTAATTAAAAGGGCAACACTAGCTACAATGACTACTGTTGAAAAAGTTTATATGTTAAGAACTATACCAAATGGAAGTCCTTTAAAACTCACAAGAGTTACTTCAAATTATGGTTATAGAATCCACCCTATTTCAAATAAAAAAATATTTCATAGAGGAATTGATTTAAAAGCAGCTATGAGAACAGAAATTTTTGCAACTGCTGATGGAGTTGTTAGTTATGTGGAACCAAATGATAGGGGTGGTTTTGGGCGAGTTATTAAGATAATGCATGGATATGGTTTCCAAACTCTTTATGCTCATTTAAATAAAACAAAAGTTAAAATAGGTCAAGTTGTAAAAAAAGGAGACCTAATTGGTCTTAGTGGAAATAGTGGAAATAGTTCTGGACCACATTTACACTATGAAATGAGATATGGAACAAAAGTATTAAATCCAAGAGATTTTATTTTTTGGGATATTAAAAATTATGAATCTATTTTCAAAAAGCAAAGGAGAATTCCGTGGGAATCTTTGGTAAATCTAATAAGCGAACACAACAAAATAGTGCGACAGTAATTGCACAAGGTACTTGCATAATTGGTGGAATAAGTACAGAAGGGACTGTTCATATTGATGGTAAGTTTGAAGGTGTTATTTTAGAAGCTGATGTAATTACAATTGGTCAAACTGGTGAAGTAATCGGTGATATTAAAGCAAATAATTTAATTGTTAGTGGGCTTTTTGATGGAAAAATAGATTGTAATGAAGTACATGTTTTATCAACAGGAAAAGTAATAGGTGAAATTAAATATAATGAACTTGTTATTGAAGAGAATGGTAAGTTTGAAGGTAGAGGTATTAGAAAAAGTTCAAGCTTAACAAGTAGATATGGTGAAATTGAACAAAAAATCAATAATATCATAATCTCACCAACACCAATTAGTCATGATAAAAATTCGTGAGAAATTAAATCAACTATACCAAGAAAAACTTAAAATTGAAGAAGAGATTAGACTTTTAGAGTCTAAGCTTCATGACACAAAAAAACACCTTTCAAAATATGAAAAAATAGATTTATTTAAAGATTTATTTGTAAGTAGAACAGATATTTTTGCTAAAAAATGGATTAGTAAAGATGGGAAAAAAGAAGGTTTTTTCCCTGTTACTCAAACCTTTAAAGCTGAAGATTATCTTCCTTTAACTAATAATGAAATAGAACAACATTTAAGAGGTTTATGCTTTTTAGCTTCTTATGTTATAGATAATACTAACCAATGCAAATATATTGTTTTAGAAATTTTGCAAGAGGATAAGTTTAAACTTCAAATAGCTTTAAATTCTTTAAATATTAGAGCTTATTATGAAGTTTCACAGCATAATAGTTTAAAAGCTTGGATATTTTTTGAAGAAAAAGTAAGTGCAAAAATTGCAAATTCTTTGGCTAAAACTATTATAAAAAAAGCAGCAATTAGTGCTAAAGTTTTTCCAAATGAAGAGTTTGCAACAAAAGCTAGTTTAGGTTCAAGTATTACTTTGCCTTTACAATTAAAGTTTAGAAAAGAGCATAAAACAGAATTTATAGATATAAATACTTCAAAGGTTTATGAAGATCAATGGAGTGTTTTATCAAATGTATTAAAAATAAAAAAAGCTGAGATATTAAAGCTTACACAAAGTGATGATGTAAGTAGTTTTGATAGTGATACTTTTGAAAGTATTGAATATCCACAAGTTTTATTAAATTTAATAATTTATGATTTTTTATATATTCCTACAAAGGATTTATCAAAATCATTTTTAAATAAATTAAAGGCATTTGCTTCTTTTGATAATCCACAAATAAAAGTGCTTTTATCTTTAAGAAAACCTTTATACAATACTCCAAGGGTAATTAAAAACTTTGAAGAAGATGAAAAGTATCTAAAATTGCCAAGGGGTTTAATTTATAAAGTTTTAGAGTATTTTGATAAACATAATATAAAATATAAGCTTGAAGATAAAAAATTTTTAGAAAAAATTGAAACTAAAAAAATTACTTTTACTTTAAGAGAAGAACAGCAAGAAGCTATAAAAAATATTTTAAAAACAGATTTTTCTATATGTGTTGCACCTCCTGGTTTTGGTAAGACTTTAATTGGTGCAAAAATGACAGAACTTAGAGCTTGTTCCACATTAATAGTAGTAAATAAAAATATGCTATTAACTCAATGGATTCAAAGATTTGTTGATTATTTTGGATATGAAAAAAAAGATATAGGATATTTGGGCAAAGGGAAAAATAAATTAACTGGAATTATTGATGTTGCTACAATGCAAAGTTTAAAAAATGATGCTTCAATTATAAATAATTATTCATTTGTAATTGTAGATGAATGTCATCATATTCCAGCAGTTACCTTTGAGCAGATAATAAAACAATTTCATGGTAAATATGTTTTAGGTCTTAGTGCAACTCCAAAAAGAAAAGATGGTCTTGATCCAATTTTATTTCAGCAACTTGGAAATATCTCTTATGAATATAAAAAGAAAAAGAGTGGTTATAATGATTTATTAGTTATAAAAACACAATTTTCAAGTCAAGCAGATAATTATGCAACCTTGATAAATGAACTTTGTTCTAATCAAACTAGAAATAATTTAATTTTAGAGCAAATAAAACAAAATATTAAAAGAAAAATTTTGGTATTAAGTGATAGAATAGAACATTTAAATCTCTTGGAAGCTATGTTAAAACAAGAGGGAATCGACTATGTTTGTATTCATGGAAGTATGAATAAAAAAGAACAAAGTGAAAATATGCAGCAAGTAGAAACCAAAAGTTTGATACTTGCAACTACTTCATACTTTGGTGAAGGTATAGATTTTCCTCATTTAAATACAATTTTATTTGCAACTCCTATTTCTTACTATGGAAGACTTATACAATATTTAGGAAGAATAGGAAGAGATGGACAAGAGTGTTTAGCAATTGATTTTTTAGATTCAAAAAATGCAATGTTAAATTCAGCTTTTAAAAAAAGGCTTGAAGGATATAAACAGATGCATTACAAACAAATTATAGGAAGGTAAATGTTAGGAATTATTGTTTGGACAATTTTTATTGCAGTTGTAGTTAATCTTATTTTAAAAAGATTTAATTTACCTACAATTATAGGATATATAGTAACAGGTACTATTATTGCATATTTATTTGATTTACACGCGGCTGTAAATAATCATGACTTAAAAGAAATAGCCGAGTTTGGTGTTGTTTTTCTAATGTTTACAATTGGTTTAGAGTTCTCCCTAGAACATCTAAATAAAATGAAAAAAGAAGTGCTTGTTACAGGTTCTTTACAAATATTAGTAACTACAACTTTTGTAGTATTAATTTGTATGTATATTTTAAACTTTGATTATAAAACTTCTTTGATTTTAGGAGCTGCATTATCTTTATCTTCAACAGCTATTGTACTTAAAATATATAATGAAAATGGAGATATAAAAAAGCCTTATGGAAGGAGAGTTTTAGGTATTTTAATTATGCAAGATATTGCTGTTATTCCAATACTTTTAATGATCTCTATTTTTAGTATGGGAGATGATAAATCTGTTGCTAATATAATTTTTGAAACTACTATTGCAGCTATGATTTTAATACTTTTATTATATGTATCTGGAAGATACCTTTTAGAACCATTTTTTGAATATGTAAGTCAATCAAAATCTGAAGAGTTATTTGTAGGTTCAGTTTTATTAATAGCAATAGGGGCCTCATATTTAGCTCATTATTTTGGTTTTTCATATTCTTTAGGAGCTTTTATTGCTGGTATGATGATTAGTGAAACAAAGTTTAAGCATCAAGTTGAAGCAGACTTAATACCTTTTAGAAACTTATTGCTTGGAGTTTTCTTTATAACTGTTGGTATGCAAATAAACTTTACAGTAATTGCTCAAAATATAGTTACGATTTTAATATTACTTCCAATTTTACTTGGATTAAAGTATATTATTATTTACTTAATTGTTAGAATTGATGATACAAAAAGAGTTGCATTTAAAACAGCCTTATCTTTAGTTCAAATTGGTGAATTCTCTCTTGCTGTTTTAGAATTAGCAAGAAGTAAATCTTTAATTGATCCAACATATTCTCAAGTACTTATAGTAACAATAGTTATTTCTATGATTTTAACACCAATCGTACTTAAAAATCTTTCATCTTTTGCTTCAAAATTAATTCCAGAAGATACTATGCAAATATTAAATACTTTACAAGTTGATTCTGATACACAAGGGCATATTGTAGTAATTGGATATGGTCATTTAGGACAAGAAATTGTAAAAAAGTTAAAAGAAGAGCATAGAAATTATGTAATTATTGAGCATAATATGAAGTATTATAAAATAGGTAAAGATGAAAATGAACCAATTATTTTTGGAAATGCTGCAAGTAAAACTATTTTAAAATCTGTAAATATTAAAAAGTGTTCAGCAACAATTGTAGCTATTGATAACCCAGAAAAATTACATCTTATTTGTGAAGTTATTAATGACTTAATTGATAATAGTAAAACAATAGTAAAAGTTGGAAGACCAAGTGAGAAAAAAGAGCTTGAGGGGTTAAATTTAGAACATATTATTGTTGAAGATGAGGTCTTATCAAAAGCAATAGTAGAAGAGACAAGAAGTTGTCAGCTTCCAATTTTTAAGAATATATAAAAAATCAAGTGGATTTTTATCCACTTGATAATTAAAATTTAATATTAAGACTTAGCCATAGTTCTCTTCTTTTTTGTGCAAGATTATAAGCATAAGTTTCTACAGTATCTCCATTATCATTTTTATAACTTGTCATTTTTGTAAAATCTTTATCTAATAAATTATTAATTCTTGCATTAAAAATTACATCTTTAGATATTTTATATGATGTTCCTAAATCAAATACTTGATAGTTATCATAATATTTTAGCTTATCATCTCCTCTCCATCTATCTTTTTCTCCTACTATTCTTAAAAAATTATTCCATTTAGAAGTTGTTTGCCAATTTAAAGTTGCACTATATAAATGTTTTGCTGTTGAAGAAAGAGGATTTTTATTATCATCTCTTTTTGAATCAGTATAAGTATAATTGGCTTTAATTGTTAAATTATCTAGAATTTTATATTTACCTGATAGTTCAATACCTTTAATTTGTGCATTTCCAATATTTTGTTTTTGTCTCATAGAACTTGCAATTGTATTCCATTGAGAAGGAAGTTGATTTTGTTGAACATTAACACTTTCAATTTTATTATTAAAATTATTTTTAAATAAAGTAATATTAAAATCATGTCCAGCATTATGTTGGTAATAAGCAGCTATTTCTGTATTTAGACTCTCTTCGGGTTTTAAATTTGGGTTTCCAACCCAGGGTAAAGTCCCTTGTCCTCCAAAACCTGTAATTCCTGAAAAAAGATCTGTTGTTTTGGGAGTTTTATATCCTGTTGCAACACCACCTTTAAAAATTAAGTTAGAATTTGCATTGTAAACTAAATAAGCTCTTGGACTAAGGTGACTTCCAAAAGTTTCATGGTCATCATATCTAATTCCTGTGGTAAATGTTAAATCTTTTAGTATATCCCAACTATCTTCTAAAAATAGTGCCCATTGCTTATATGAACTTGTAACTGCTTTTTTTGTTTTATTTGTTATTCCAAATACACCATCTTCTAATTGTGCATCAATATATTGTGTTCCTAAAACTAAAAAATGTTTTTCAAAAGGAATTTCAATTTTTCCATTATAGGTTATATTTTTTGACTCTAAGACTCTTTTTGGTCTTGGTAACAATGAATTAAATTGTGCTAATTGTGTACTTGAACCATTGGTTTCAAAATCATTTAAACTTGAATAGTTAGCATATAAATCATTCATAAAAAGTCGTTCTGAAGGGTTTAATGGTAAGCTTCTTCCATTATTTGAAGTTTTTATATGATGAATACCTATTGTACTTTTCCCTATTTCCCAAAAGCCTTCATGTAAAATAGAGTATTGTTCCCTTTGCATTCTTTGAATAGGAGCATATCCAACTCTTGGAGAAAAATTACCCCTTCTTTTAAACCATAAATTTTCTTTACTATCAACAGTTCCTACATTACTGCTTGTATTATCATATTTTTGTTTCATAATATCATAATCAAATCTTAAAATATGTTTATCACTAGGTGTAAAAGTCAAACTTGCACCTAAAGTCCAATTTTGATTATCCACAGTTTTTCCTGCCCCTCCAAAAGTTGTACCTGAACTTGTTTGGGGATTTGAAGCTTCTTTATCATAATAGCTTCCTCTTAAACTTAATCCTAATTTATCTTTAATTATAGGACCTCTTATGGCAAAATCGCTTGTTTTATTATTTCCAAATTGATTATCTGTTTGAAAAGTTTGACCTTGTGTAAATGAGCCTCTCCATTTAGTAAAAGTTTTTTTAGTAATTATATTTATTACTCCTCCCATTGCATCAGCACCATATAAAGTACTCATAGGACCTCTAATTATTTCTATTCTTTCAATTGCTTCTAAAGGAGGAATATTTACATACTGAAATCCTCCAAAATTATTTGGATAAATATCTCCATTATTGTTTTGCTTTTTCCCATCAATTAAAATTAAAGTATAATCTCCTCCCATTCCTCTAATACTAATTGTTCCTTGTCCTGATTTATCCCTAGTTTCTCCAATATCAACTCCTTCAATATCTCTCATTGCATCAAGTAAGTTTGTATATGAATTTTTATGTAATTGCTCTTGTGTAATCACAGAAATACTTGCTGGTGCTTTAACTAACTTTTGTTCATAACCACTTGCACTTATTACGGTTACTTCCCCCATATTAGATGGATTATTTGCTGATAAGTTGTTTATTGTGGCTATTATAGTTATTGATAATAGACTTTTTTTTATTTTCATATGTTCCTCCAAATATGTTTTAACAATATTTTATTTATAAATAATGATGAAAAAATGATATTTTGATAATCATTATTATAATAAAGAGATATTTTAAGAAAATATTTAATATAATAATAAGAATAATTATTAAATCAAGATTTTATTAAGGAGTTATTTTGTCAAATAATTTAATTATAAATAAAAAATTTAAAATATTAATTGTTGAAGATGAATTAGTTTTTGCAATGGCAATAGAATCCAAACTTAAAAAAATTGGACTTAATCTTAGTAAAATAGCTACTTCTGCAAATGTTGCAATTATTTATGCTCAAAATAATTATCCTGATCTTGCTTTAATTGATATTAATTTAAATAGTTCAAAAACAGGAATTGATGTGGCAAACTATTTATGGAAAAATCTTAATATTCCTATAATATTTTTAACTTCATATTATGATGATAAAATTATTAAGCAGGCAATGGAGTGCGAGCCTTATGCTTATTTACTAAAACCTTGCAGACAAGAAGAATTAAAAGTTGCTATTAATACAACTTTACATAAACATTATTTCTTTTTTAAAAATAGAAAAATATTTAATCAACAAAAAAAAGAGTTTATATATTTTGAAAATAATCTAAAATACAGTAAAACTACTTCTGAATTATTTGTTAATGATATAGTTTTTAAACTAACAAAAAATGAAAAAAAATTTTTTGAAATTCTTACAAAATATGCAGGTAAAGTTATAAGTTTTAATACTATTTATAATTTTATTTGGCGAGAAGATGTATATGATTTATCAAAACTAAGATCACTTGTTTATAGATTAAAAGTTAAATTAGGATGTAATCTTTTTGAAAACTTTTATGAACAAGGATATAGGATAAAAAATATTGAAAAACTTATTTGATTTAAAATGTTTTTTATTTATCGAGATTTTATTAGTTATTATTATTTTTTTATTTGCATTTTTACTAAAAAAAGTTTTTGAAAATAAAAAAAGTTTAAAATCTTTAAAAGAAAAAGATTTGCTATTAAAAGAAGTACAACATAGAGCTAAAAATAATTTAGCTTTAATTATTGGATTAATACAACTACAAGAAGAACTTAGTGATAAAAAAACAAAAAAAGCTCTTATTGATATTC
This genomic window contains:
- the lptE gene encoding LPS assembly lipoprotein LptE yields the protein MKKSLLVLLFFIVILFSGCGYKPSSYYAKEQINGNVFVDLYVDLKDPKNAVLIKDAMNEILVHRLNAKLVDNRKDADTIMKLRLGSVSLSESSYDDEGYTKLYKAYVSVFVSYENAKVKNAFTVTGTHDFSLDNSATITDTKRFEAIKIAASKALEEVISKIAVYSFKK
- the leuS gene encoding leucine--tRNA ligase; protein product: MEYNPQQLEKKWQTFWSENKSFEPSDDTKQEKKYILSMFPYPSGRIHMGHVRNYCLGDAIARYFRKANFNVLHPIGWDSFGMPAENAAIKHKLHPKKWTYENIDYMRDELRALGLSFSQTREFATSDELYTKWEQEFIIKMYEAGLLYRKSTVVNWCEPCHTVLANEQVEEGCCWRCGTPVEQKEMPGYYIAITKYAQELLDDLKTLEGSWPSQVLTMQENWIGRSEGLEFDLELSKDSRFKLNKQFASYKVFTTRPDTIYGISYSALAPEHPIVKYIVENNLLPNDKIEAIKAMQKVSERDRATQDKQGVSLEIDVIHPLTGELIPVWVANFVLASYGGGAVMAVPAHDQRDFEFAKQYSLPIKQVIVGSEGIIENPTEAFTGEGELINSESFTGLKNIKAKKAIIYHFEQNSIGKKQVNFKLRDWGVSRQRYWGAPIPFVHCDSCGLVPEKVENLPIALPEDVEITGHGNPLDTHETWKKCACPKCGKEALRETDTLDTFVQSSWYFLRYATNHKKWEKEGISKKDADYWMDVDQYIGGIEHAILHLLYARFFTKVLNDLGYVNSREPFKRLLTQGMVLKDGAKMSKSKGNVVDPDSIVEEFGADTARLFILFAAPPTKELEWNDSAVEGAYKFIKKFVQRSSNISKEAALNFENIEHSSLNKEEKEARRKVYDALKRANDVFTKTFTFNTLIAGAMEALNALQAQNNELVWAEGYYILTNILEPIIPHTCWELADNLFERKNFNNKIEVKEEVFALDSIVLAVTINGKKRCEVEVSPSASKEEILEIAKKQANKWLEGNEIIKEIVVPNKLVNLVIKG
- a CDS encoding cation:proton antiporter is translated as MLGIIVWTIFIAVVVNLILKRFNLPTIIGYIVTGTIIAYLFDLHAAVNNHDLKEIAEFGVVFLMFTIGLEFSLEHLNKMKKEVLVTGSLQILVTTTFVVLICMYILNFDYKTSLILGAALSLSSTAIVLKIYNENGDIKKPYGRRVLGILIMQDIAVIPILLMISIFSMGDDKSVANIIFETTIAAMILILLLYVSGRYLLEPFFEYVSQSKSEELFVGSVLLIAIGASYLAHYFGFSYSLGAFIAGMMISETKFKHQVEADLIPFRNLLLGVFFITVGMQINFTVIAQNIVTILILLPILLGLKYIIIYLIVRIDDTKRVAFKTALSLVQIGEFSLAVLELARSKSLIDPTYSQVLIVTIVISMILTPIVLKNLSSFASKLIPEDTMQILNTLQVDSDTQGHIVVIGYGHLGQEIVKKLKEEHRNYVIIEHNMKYYKIGKDENEPIIFGNAASKTILKSVNIKKCSATIVAIDNPEKLHLICEVINDLIDNSKTIVKVGRPSEKKELEGLNLEHIIVEDEVLSKAIVEETRSCQLPIFKNI
- a CDS encoding bactofilin family protein, whose translation is MGIFGKSNKRTQQNSATVIAQGTCIIGGISTEGTVHIDGKFEGVILEADVITIGQTGEVIGDIKANNLIVSGLFDGKIDCNEVHVLSTGKVIGEIKYNELVIEENGKFEGRGIRKSSSLTSRYGEIEQKINNIIISPTPISHDKNS
- a CDS encoding DEAD/DEAH box helicase, yielding MIKIREKLNQLYQEKLKIEEEIRLLESKLHDTKKHLSKYEKIDLFKDLFVSRTDIFAKKWISKDGKKEGFFPVTQTFKAEDYLPLTNNEIEQHLRGLCFLASYVIDNTNQCKYIVLEILQEDKFKLQIALNSLNIRAYYEVSQHNSLKAWIFFEEKVSAKIANSLAKTIIKKAAISAKVFPNEEFATKASLGSSITLPLQLKFRKEHKTEFIDINTSKVYEDQWSVLSNVLKIKKAEILKLTQSDDVSSFDSDTFESIEYPQVLLNLIIYDFLYIPTKDLSKSFLNKLKAFASFDNPQIKVLLSLRKPLYNTPRVIKNFEEDEKYLKLPRGLIYKVLEYFDKHNIKYKLEDKKFLEKIETKKITFTLREEQQEAIKNILKTDFSICVAPPGFGKTLIGAKMTELRACSTLIVVNKNMLLTQWIQRFVDYFGYEKKDIGYLGKGKNKLTGIIDVATMQSLKNDASIINNYSFVIVDECHHIPAVTFEQIIKQFHGKYVLGLSATPKRKDGLDPILFQQLGNISYEYKKKKSGYNDLLVIKTQFSSQADNYATLINELCSNQTRNNLILEQIKQNIKRKILVLSDRIEHLNLLEAMLKQEGIDYVCIHGSMNKKEQSENMQQVETKSLILATTSYFGEGIDFPHLNTILFATPISYYGRLIQYLGRIGRDGQECLAIDFLDSKNAMLNSAFKKRLEGYKQMHYKQIIGR
- a CDS encoding folylpolyglutamate synthase/dihydrofolate synthase family protein; this encodes MQENLKNCTLEKFLEHKTLYYDKIDFSIVKNSWEILKNHIKLPFVIHIVGTNGKGSTGRFLAHYLYKKEYKVLHYSSPHISKFNERIWINGSDVSDNNLEEAHKKIQNILPLELLQKLTYFEYTTLIALFLSSNFDYIVLEAGLGGEFDATNVVENNLSLITTIDLDHQSFLGNSVEEIARTKMRACNNHMIVGYQIHNKVKLEAFKVKEQLEQEFGYLIDITFVEEFEKYTINDKFAKYLKRNLHLVIEALKYLKIDIDIKLFDDVTLQGRCQKIAPNITIDVGHNPLAAQVLKSEFEHKKIILIYNSYEDKDYKEVLRILKPIIKELIILEIEDKRIANKNNLLNICKDYNIMTTFNLEIKENEEYLVFGSFLVIEKFLKLIGFNEK
- a CDS encoding M23 family metallopeptidase; this translates as MKNRLIITVSDVSGTKSYNVHQFIRKFVVIFSIIALFVLGLSFWLITYLHSEVSNIKESKREEIAQLTKKEKELLAQNSFYSKQIQGKIEDIEELSSKLDHLEEIIGIKKDEDIDLIKRATLATMTTVEKVYMLRTIPNGSPLKLTRVTSNYGYRIHPISNKKIFHRGIDLKAAMRTEIFATADGVVSYVEPNDRGGFGRVIKIMHGYGFQTLYAHLNKTKVKIGQVVKKGDLIGLSGNSGNSSGPHLHYEMRYGTKVLNPRDFIFWDIKNYESIFKKQRRIPWESLVNLISEHNKIVRQ
- a CDS encoding TonB-dependent receptor domain-containing protein yields the protein MKIKKSLLSITIIATINNLSANNPSNMGEVTVISASGYEQKLVKAPASISVITQEQLHKNSYTNLLDAMRDIEGVDIGETRDKSGQGTISIRGMGGDYTLILIDGKKQNNNGDIYPNNFGGFQYVNIPPLEAIERIEIIRGPMSTLYGADAMGGVINIITKKTFTKWRGSFTQGQTFQTDNQFGNNKTSDFAIRGPIIKDKLGLSLRGSYYDKEASNPQTSSGTTFGGAGKTVDNQNWTLGASLTFTPSDKHILRFDYDIMKQKYDNTSSNVGTVDSKENLWFKRRGNFSPRVGYAPIQRMQREQYSILHEGFWEIGKSTIGIHHIKTSNNGRSLPLNPSERLFMNDLYANYSSLNDFETNGSSTQLAQFNSLLPRPKRVLESKNITYNGKIEIPFEKHFLVLGTQYIDAQLEDGVFGITNKTKKAVTSSYKQWALFLEDSWDILKDLTFTTGIRYDDHETFGSHLSPRAYLVYNANSNLIFKGGVATGYKTPKTTDLFSGITGFGGQGTLPWVGNPNLKPEESLNTEIAAYYQHNAGHDFNITLFKNNFNNKIESVNVQQNQLPSQWNTIASSMRQKQNIGNAQIKGIELSGKYKILDNLTIKANYTYTDSKRDDNKNPLSSTAKHLYSATLNWQTTSKWNNFLRIVGEKDRWRGDDKLKYYDNYQVFDLGTSYKISKDVIFNARINNLLDKDFTKMTSYKNDNGDTVETYAYNLAQKRRELWLSLNIKF